In a single window of the Branchiostoma floridae strain S238N-H82 chromosome 2, Bfl_VNyyK, whole genome shotgun sequence genome:
- the LOC118432578 gene encoding serine/threonine-protein kinase pdik1l-like, with product MDNVLVTSQFGGFVRGRTVMKYTIKVSDYGIAKMSGEDIFLHYYYRHDTPTRYFTAPEVQDGVYTKESDVFSMGAIFVALTDRTTLKIAEHHSVVPFIIPDIPFGQALNTSPSLRLSEVVMKNLGENNSLKEMVVAMLSTDPQDRPTAEEVSERVQAIGNATGAMAGVFLGIAIAIGGAVDGRK from the exons ATGGACAATGTACTGGTGACCAGTCAGTTCGGAGGCTTTGTTCGCGGGCGAACAGTCATGAAATACACCATAAAG GTGAGTGACTATGGAATAGCTAAAATGAGTGGAGAAGACATCTTCCTTCACTACTACTACCGGCATGACACCCCGACTCGCTACTTTACGGCTCCGGAGGTTCAAGACGGCGTCTACACCAAGGAGTCCGACGTCTTCTCCATGGGCGCCATCTTTGTGGCCCTGACGGACCGCACCACTCTGAAGATCGCGGAGCACCACAGTGTCGTACCCTTCATCATTCCCGACATCCCCTTCGGCCAGGCCCTGAACACCAGCCCGTCCCTTCGGCTCTCCGAAGTCGTCATGAAGAACTTAGGggaaaacaacagcctgaaggAGATGGTGGTGGCCATGTTATCCACGGACCCGCAGGACAGACCCACGGCGGAGGAAGTGAGCGAGAGGGTCCAGGCTATCGGGAACGCTACCGGCGCCATGGCGGGGGTTTTCCTGGGGATAGCGATCGCCATTGGCGGGgccgttgatggg cGCAAGTAA
- the LOC118432597 gene encoding uncharacterized protein LOC118432597 → MAAAAVDSVARLYKDLEKTYIGAVDDVEKAAEEAVASVTFPIFSFSQGQLTPAQCWKIMVTCVFFFPYLLKPASPSYACPVRKKNTRRRRCNKCKGCLMEDCGRCCDCQRKRICKKRKCLDPVFSQGARCLICTQTGAVAALSECSTCGEILHPRCVAVLGERGSTKDDRTQQTWECPKCCQGKIAHTKGRVYSGPLPTLLENSVLLAGFTDYLARNSWALGLCDAGSLGWGSDPEDILRQLAGIWVEHLPIAKKGLSDEDFEGLVVSLEDCVAVLEWYGLNHGMFDGLVPLARRMVGKEVKSGYWKEEDPYLVEKPEFLKRKRRNRKSQSTANKSPRSDSDGSPVENSPLLRLLTSDSSSTNSSPVGPASDVCSPETSTDSTSKNSPSYSQAADKAISLPTVQVEEKQTEDGVRDGTAEKPDCVPLIDLSNSPERDPLPQTSRKSDSAFPSTWYFDDSDSDDYLPTPPRCLSPQPANQTDRNFSESPQLSWKGPRENGTETARTQGTEQAGDYINDTLDVMFKHAHSTLDVMFEHAHSSLHSTPGSTMMSAQNSTADDFVNVINKKFEDHFSANVSMEDQYQEFPPFSNSTTSAPSKRMHRRQAMLRGSPQAGFEVRQQATCPCFFCTSGTAATTQSLPNRQPTFPQQKQPSRWNPPTNKPPPARSATRYSSRCRCAAYSRPKVQPQNEQHANKMRRTAPSMSHPQPGRSRQNPVANIPPVRSYPPSWPATNQQMQPVTNRSGVASYRQGSRENHDGSWFDVDSTQPMPTAYRATVHVSVAPPETADNPVDFGWKVQSHPGQPLVDKNRYFPSARHGGRRKQMEDIQSYSYGL, encoded by the exons ATGGCAGCAGCAGCGGTGGACAGTGTGGCAAGGCTTTACAAAGACCTAGAGAAGACGTACATTGGGGCGGTGGACGACGTGGAGAAGGCGGCAGAGGAGGCGGTTGCGAGCGTGACGTTTCCGATTTTCAGCTTCTCCCAGGGGCAGCTCACTCCCGCCCAGTGCTGGAAAATCATG GTaacctgtgtttttttcttcccgTATTTGCTGAAGCCAGCATCTCCATCCTATGCCTGTCCTGTACGCAAGAAGAACACCAGGCGCCGCAGATGTAACAAGTGTAAGGGTTGTTTGATGGAGGACTGTGGCAGGTGCTGCGACTGTCAGAGAAAGCGCATCTGCAAGAAGAGAAAATGTTTGGAT CCTGTATTCTCGCAAGGTGCCCGATGCCTGATCTGTACCCAGACTGGCGCGGTGGCAGCCCTGAGTGAGTGTAGCACCTGTGGTGAGATCCTGCACCCGCGCTGTGTGGCTGTGTTAGGGGAGAGGGGTTCCACCAAGGATGACAGGACACAGCAGACATGGGAGTGTCCCAAATGTTGTCAGGGGAAGATTGCACACACAAAG GGTAGGGTGTACTCAGGCCCACTGCCCACCCTGCTGGAGAACAGTGTCCTGTTAGCGGGCTTCACCGACTACCTGGCCCGCAACTCTTGGGCCCTGGGGCTGTGTGATGCAGGCTCCCTGGGGTGGGGCAGTGACCCAGAGGACATACTCAGGCAGCTGGCTGGGATATGGGTGGAGCATCTCCCCATTGCCAAGAAAG GCCTGTCAGATGAAGATTTTGAAGGCCTGGTGGTGAGTCTGGAGGACTGTGTGGCAGTGCTGGAGTGGTATGGACTGAACCATGGCATGTTTGATGGTCTAGTGCCTCTGGCCAGGAGGATGGTGGGGAAGGAGGTCAAGAGTGGTTACTGGAAAG AGGAAGATCCGTACCTCGTAGAGAAGCCGGAGTTTCTAAAAAGGAAGCGGCGCAACAGGAAGAGTCAGTCCACTGCAAACAAGAGCCCAAG GTCTGACTCAGATGGCAGTCCTGTGGAGAACAGCCCACTGCTCAGGCTTCTGACTTCAGACAGCAGTTCTACAAACAGTAGCCCTGTAGGACCTGCATCTGATGTCTGCTCACCAGAAACCTCTACCGACAGCACATCCAAGAACAGCCCGTCTTACAGCCAAGCTGCAGACAAGGCAATCAGCCTTCCAACAGTCCAAGTTGAGGAGAAGCAGACTGAAGATGGAGTAAGAGATGGCACGGCAGAGAAGCCTGACTGTGTACCACTTATTGACCTCAGCAACAGCCCAGAGAGGGACCCATTGCCACAGACAAGCAGAAAGTCAGACAGTGCCTTCCCCTCCACTTGGTACTTTGACGACAGTGACAGTGATGACTACCTCCCTACACCTCCTAGGTGCCTGTCACCTCAGCCAGCCAACCAGACTGACAGGAACTTCTCAGAGTCCCCTCAGCTGTCCTGGAAGGGGCCCAGAGAAAATGgcactgaaacagcaagaacACAGGGAACGGAGCAGGCAGGCGACTACATCAATGATACACTGGATGTCATGTTTAAGCATGCTCATTCAACACTGGATGTCATGTTTGAGCATGCTCATTCAAGTCTCCACAGTACACCAGGATCCACGATGATGTCAGCCCAGAACTCAACTGCAGATGACTTTGTTAACGTCATCAACAAGAAGTTTGAAGACCATTTTTCAGCAAATGTATCGATGGAAGACCAATATCAAGAGTTTCCTCCATTCTCGAACTCTACTACTAGTGCCCCATCTAAGCGTATGCACCGAAGACAGGCAATGTTACGTGGAAGTCCACAGGCAGGGTTTGAAGTCAGGCAGCAGGCCACATGTCCTTGTTTTTTCTGCACATCAGGTACAGCAGCCACCACCCAATCTCTTCCAAATAGGCAACCTACCTTTCCTCAGCAGAAGCAGCCAAGTCGCTGGAACCCACCGACCAACAAGCCACCACCAGCAAGAAGTGCAACAAGATACAGCTCCCGCTGTCGCTGTGCAGCATACAGTAGGCCAAAAGTCCAACCCCAAAATGAGCAACATGCAAACAAGATGCGCCGCACTGCCCCATCTATGAGCCACCCACAACCAGGAAGGAGTAGGCAAAACCCTGTAGCAAACATCCCTCCAGTCAGATCTTACCCTCCCTCCTGGCCTGCCACCAACCAACAGATGCAGCCAGTCACCAACAGGAGTGGTGTGGCGTCCTATCGTCAGGGAAGTCGTGAGAATCATGACGGATCATGGTTTGATGTGGACTCAACCCAGCCAATGCCGACAGCTTACCGTGCCACTGTCCACGTGAGCGTGGCCCCACCCGAAACAGCAGACAACCCTGTGGACTTTGGATGGAAGGTGCAGAGTCACCCAGGACAGCCACTTGTGGACAAAAACAGATACTTTCCCTCTGCCAGACACGGAGGAAGGAGGAAACAGATGGAGGACATTCAAAGCTACAGTTATGGCCTGTAG